In a genomic window of Alphaproteobacteria bacterium:
- the pyrF gene encoding orotidine-5'-phosphate decarboxylase, giving the protein MLAPKDISVAERLILALDVPSPDEARKLVELLGDSVQFYKIGLELFMAGGYFELLDWLKARGKKVFVDLKFFDVPETVASAVRQLRTRGADLATIHGNDSIMRAAVREKGDLKLLAVTVLTSLDQGDIDDLGFKTDVAALVLSRAKRALEIGCDGVVSSGLEASQLRANLDHRLLVVVPGIRPVANKPADDQKRTVDVEEAFEMGADYIVVGRPIRGAENPKQAAQDVQARIKAYFEKRA; this is encoded by the coding sequence ATGTTAGCGCCAAAAGACATTTCCGTTGCAGAACGCTTGATTCTGGCTCTTGACGTCCCCAGCCCCGACGAGGCCAGGAAACTGGTCGAGCTTCTGGGCGACAGCGTACAATTCTACAAGATCGGCCTGGAGCTGTTCATGGCCGGGGGCTATTTCGAGCTGCTCGACTGGCTGAAGGCACGGGGCAAGAAGGTTTTCGTGGATCTGAAATTCTTCGACGTCCCGGAAACCGTGGCCTCGGCGGTGCGTCAATTGCGCACAAGGGGGGCCGATCTGGCCACCATTCACGGCAATGATTCCATCATGCGGGCCGCCGTGCGCGAAAAGGGCGACCTGAAACTGCTGGCCGTGACCGTGCTGACCAGCCTGGACCAGGGCGATATCGACGATCTGGGCTTCAAGACCGACGTCGCCGCCCTGGTGCTGTCGCGCGCCAAACGAGCACTCGAGATCGGCTGCGACGGCGTGGTTTCGTCGGGACTGGAGGCCAGCCAACTGCGCGCCAATCTGGACCACCGCCTGCTGGTGGTGGTGCCCGGCATCCGCCCGGTCGCCAACAAGCCCGCCGACGATCAAAAGCGCACGGTGGATGTGGAAGAGGCTTTCGAAATGGGGGCCGATTATATCGTGGTGGGGCGTCCGATCCGGGGTGCCGAGAATCCCAAACAGGCAGCCCAAGACGTTCAGGCCCGCATCAAGGCCTATTTCGAGAAGAGGGCATAG
- the hisB gene encoding imidazoleglycerol-phosphate dehydratase HisB produces the protein MRTASLERATMETRISVSVNLDGTGQYTVSTGIGFLDHMLEQLSRHGLFDLTVKAEGDLHIDFHHTTEDVGITLGQAFAKALGDRKGIRRYGDSTCPMDETLVRVALDISNRPYLIWRVEFPKPKVGEMDTELFKEWFQAFAQAAGITLHVECFYGDNSHHIVEACFKALARALRQATEIDPRRSDAVPSTKGVL, from the coding sequence ATGCGCACGGCCAGTTTAGAGCGCGCCACCATGGAAACCCGCATTTCCGTCTCGGTCAATCTGGACGGAACGGGCCAATATACGGTCTCGACCGGGATCGGCTTTCTCGACCATATGCTGGAACAATTGTCCCGCCACGGCTTGTTCGATCTGACGGTCAAGGCCGAGGGCGACCTTCATATCGATTTTCACCACACCACCGAAGATGTCGGCATCACGCTGGGCCAGGCTTTCGCCAAGGCGCTGGGCGACCGCAAGGGCATCCGCCGCTATGGCGATTCCACCTGTCCGATGGATGAAACCCTGGTCAGGGTGGCGCTGGACATTTCGAACCGGCCCTATTTGATCTGGCGGGTCGAGTTCCCCAAGCCCAAGGTGGGCGAGATGGATACCGAACTGTTCAAGGAATGGTTCCAGGCCTTTGCGCAGGCGGCGGGCATCACCTTGCATGTCGAATGTTTCTATGGCGACAACAGCCACCACATCGTCGAGGCCTGTTTCAAGGCGCTGGCCCGGGCCTTGCGCCAGGCCACCGAAATCGACCCCAGGCGTTCGGATGCCGTTCCCTCGACCAAGGGGGTTTTGTAA
- the hisH gene encoding imidazole glycerol phosphate synthase subunit HisH gives MSTVAIIDYGSGNLRSAAKAFERAVLEEGLAQKILVTADPEAARQAGRIVLPGVGAFADCKRGLDAVPGMVEALEERVLKAGVPFLGICVGMQLLASQGHEHGDHQGLGWIEGEVDHIAPADAALKIPHMGWNELAFEPGAHPLLKGLSAGAHAYFVHSYAFKAKNPAHVLATVDYGGPVNALIGRDNIAGTQFHPEKSQKAGLCLIANFLKWTP, from the coding sequence GTGTCCACGGTCGCCATCATCGATTACGGCTCGGGCAACCTGCGCTCGGCCGCCAAGGCCTTCGAGCGCGCCGTCCTTGAAGAAGGACTGGCCCAGAAGATATTGGTGACCGCCGATCCCGAGGCGGCAAGGCAGGCCGGGCGCATCGTGCTGCCCGGCGTCGGGGCTTTTGCCGATTGCAAACGCGGCCTGGATGCCGTTCCCGGCATGGTCGAGGCGTTGGAAGAGCGCGTGCTGAAAGCGGGCGTGCCCTTTCTGGGCATTTGCGTGGGCATGCAGCTTCTGGCCAGCCAGGGCCACGAACATGGAGACCATCAGGGGCTGGGCTGGATCGAAGGCGAGGTCGATCATATCGCCCCCGCCGATGCCGCGCTGAAAATCCCCCATATGGGTTGGAACGAACTGGCCTTCGAGCCGGGCGCGCATCCGCTTTTGAAGGGGTTGTCGGCGGGCGCGCATGCTTATTTCGTACACAGCTACGCATTCAAGGCCAAAAACCCGGCCCATGTGCTGGCCACGGTCGATTACGGCGGGCCGGTCAATGCCTTGATTGGGCGCGACAATATCGCGGGCACCCAGTTTCACCCCGAAAAAAGCCAAAAGGCGGGGCTTTGTCTGATCGCCAATTTTCTGAAGTGGACGCCATGA
- the hisA gene encoding 1-(5-phosphoribosyl)-5-[(5-phosphoribosylamino)methylideneamino]imidazole-4-carboxamide isomerase: MILFPAIDLKEGRCVRLKLGDMSQATVFNDDPADQAAKFQASGCQWIHVVDLNGAFAGKPVNGEAVDAILKAVTVPIQLGGGIRDLATIEMWLDRGVARVILGTVALKNPALVKDACALFPGRVAVGIDAKGGKVAVEGWAETSELTALELAKMYEGAGAAAIIYTDIDRDGVLKGVNVEATAFLAHEIETPVIASGGVSSVEDLKRLMAAKEPGILGVISGRAIYDGRLDLGEALKVLNERSLGDA; encoded by the coding sequence ATGATCCTGTTTCCCGCCATCGACCTCAAAGAAGGGCGCTGTGTCCGCCTGAAGCTGGGCGACATGAGCCAGGCCACCGTCTTTAACGACGATCCCGCCGATCAGGCCGCCAAGTTCCAGGCCAGCGGCTGCCAGTGGATTCATGTCGTCGATCTGAACGGCGCCTTCGCAGGCAAGCCGGTGAATGGCGAGGCGGTGGACGCCATCTTGAAGGCGGTGACGGTGCCCATTCAGTTGGGCGGCGGCATCCGCGACCTAGCCACCATCGAAATGTGGCTCGATCGCGGGGTGGCGCGGGTCATTTTGGGGACGGTGGCGCTGAAAAATCCGGCCCTGGTCAAGGACGCCTGCGCCCTGTTTCCCGGCCGGGTGGCGGTGGGCATCGATGCCAAGGGCGGCAAGGTGGCGGTGGAAGGCTGGGCCGAAACCAGCGAATTGACGGCGCTGGAACTGGCCAAAATGTATGAGGGCGCCGGGGCGGCGGCCATCATCTATACCGATATCGACCGCGACGGCGTGCTGAAGGGCGTCAATGTCGAGGCCACGGCCTTCCTGGCCCATGAGATCGAAACGCCGGTCATCGCCTCGGGCGGCGTGTCGTCGGTGGAAGATCTGAAGCGCCTGATGGCGGCGAAGGAACCCGGCATTCTGGGCGTCATCTCTGGCCGCGCCATCTATGACGGACGGCTGGACCTGGGGGAAGCCTTGAAGGTGTTAAATGAACGGAGTTTGGGCGATGCGTAG
- the hisF gene encoding imidazole glycerol phosphate synthase subunit HisF, whose product MLKMRVIPCLDVKDGRVVKGVNFVNLTDAGDPVEQAKLYDREGADELTFLDITASHENRDTIYNVVSRTAEQCFMPLTVGGGVRVVEDIRKLLLAGADKVSINTAAVKRPEFVAEAAQKFGSQCIVVAIDAKSVGPDRFEIFTHGGREATGIDAVAWAKRMEEYGAGEILLTSMDRDGTKQGFNLPLTRTIADAVTIPVIASGGVGTLEHMAEGILEGHATAVLAASIFHFGTFSIRQVKEYMSSRGIPVRLA is encoded by the coding sequence ATGCTAAAAATGCGGGTGATTCCTTGCCTGGACGTAAAAGACGGGCGGGTGGTCAAAGGGGTCAATTTCGTCAATCTGACCGATGCGGGCGATCCGGTCGAACAGGCCAAACTGTATGATCGCGAAGGGGCCGACGAGCTGACCTTCCTTGACATCACCGCCAGCCATGAAAACCGCGACACCATATATAACGTGGTCAGCCGCACCGCCGAACAATGTTTCATGCCGCTGACCGTGGGCGGCGGCGTGCGGGTGGTGGAAGACATCCGCAAGCTGCTGCTGGCCGGGGCCGACAAGGTGTCGATCAACACGGCAGCCGTGAAGCGCCCGGAATTCGTGGCCGAGGCGGCCCAGAAATTCGGCAGCCAATGTATCGTAGTGGCCATCGACGCCAAGTCGGTGGGGCCGGATCGTTTCGAGATTTTCACGCATGGCGGGCGCGAAGCCACCGGCATCGACGCCGTCGCCTGGGCGAAACGGATGGAAGAATATGGGGCGGGCGAGATTCTGCTGACCTCGATGGACCGCGACGGCACCAAACAAGGCTTCAATCTGCCCCTGACCCGCACGATAGCCGATGCCGTAACGATTCCTGTCATCGCCTCGGGCGGGGTGGGGACGCTTGAACATATGGCCGAAGGCATTCTGGAAGGCCATGCCACCGCCGTGCTGGCGGCCAGCATTTTTCATTTCGGTACATTCAGCATCCGCCAAGTAAAGGAATATATGTCTAGTCGCGGCATCCCGGTGCGACTGGCTTAG
- a CDS encoding phosphoribosyl-ATP diphosphatase codes for MGPEIIDDLFRVIDSRKESDPETSYTAKLFAKGRLKIAQKLGEEAVETALAAVAQGPEQVASESADLLYHLLVLWADAGVQPADVWEKLAERKGRSGIEEKSSRPKS; via the coding sequence ATGGGTCCGGAAATCATCGACGACCTCTTTCGCGTGATCGATTCTCGCAAAGAATCCGATCCCGAAACGTCTTACACCGCCAAGCTGTTCGCCAAGGGGCGGCTGAAAATCGCCCAGAAGCTGGGCGAGGAGGCGGTGGAAACCGCCCTAGCCGCCGTCGCCCAGGGGCCTGAGCAAGTGGCTTCGGAAAGCGCTGACCTGCTCTATCACCTGTTGGTGCTGTGGGCCGATGCGGGCGTTCAGCCTGCCGATGTGTGGGAAAAACTGGCGGAACGCAAGGGTCGTTCCGGTATCGAAGAGAAATCTTCAAGGCCCAAATCATGA
- a CDS encoding histidine triad nucleotide-binding protein → MTYDPKNVFAKILRGEIPSQKLGEDEHSLAFEDIHPLAPVHTLVIPKGPYESLLDFADQASDAELASLVRMLAKVARDKQVDRTGFRIIANTGSDGGQDVPHLHFHVLGGRRLGPMVKRPSDG, encoded by the coding sequence ATGACCTACGACCCCAAGAACGTCTTTGCCAAGATTCTGCGGGGCGAGATCCCATCTCAGAAGCTGGGCGAGGATGAGCACAGCCTAGCCTTCGAAGACATTCACCCCCTAGCCCCGGTCCATACGCTGGTCATTCCCAAAGGGCCTTACGAAAGCCTGCTCGATTTTGCCGACCAAGCGAGCGACGCCGAGCTGGCCTCGCTGGTTCGCATGCTGGCTAAGGTGGCGCGTGACAAACAGGTCGATAGGACCGGATTCCGCATCATCGCCAATACCGGCAGCGATGGCGGCCAGGATGTGCCGCATCTGCATTTTCATGTTCTGGGTGGTCGCAGGCTTGGGCCGATGGTCAAGCGGCCCAGCGACGGCTGA
- a CDS encoding YifB family Mg chelatase-like AAA ATPase: MTAHIATVAFQGIDCRPVDVQVQLANGLPAFTLVGLADKAVGESKERVRAALNAIGLALPPKRITVNLAPADLQKEGSHFDLPIALGLLAAMGVLPQDELSEFVALGEMGLDGSIAPVAGVLPAAIAANAQDKGLICPQAQGGEAAWAGEIRVLAPSSLLSLVNHFKGTQVLSAPKGEIDDELISHLDLADIKGQETAKRALEIAAAGGHNLLMIGPPGAGKSMLASRLPGILPPLSPAEALEVSMIHSVAGLLNNGKLKRNRPFRDPHHSASLPALVGGGSKAKPGEVSLAHLGVLFLDELPEFQRQALESLRQPVESGHAVIARVQAHVRYPARFQLVAAMNPCKCGHLDDPQLACSRAPKCAHEYQSRISGPLFDRIDLHIDVPAVNPSDLSLPPPAEGSAQVAARVAEARRIQAERYAGTTMRTNAEADGQLLEEVASPDAQGRKLLTEAAERMKLSARGYHRVLRVARTLADLEGSENVARLHVAEALSYRRVVPGRNPLAVA; encoded by the coding sequence ATGACCGCCCATATCGCCACCGTCGCTTTTCAGGGCATCGACTGCCGTCCGGTTGATGTGCAGGTGCAACTGGCCAACGGTCTGCCCGCCTTCACGCTGGTGGGCTTGGCCGACAAGGCGGTGGGTGAATCGAAAGAACGCGTGCGCGCCGCGCTGAACGCCATCGGTTTGGCCCTGCCGCCCAAGCGCATCACCGTGAACCTGGCGCCTGCCGATCTGCAAAAGGAAGGCAGCCATTTCGATCTGCCCATCGCGCTGGGCCTGCTGGCCGCCATGGGCGTGTTGCCGCAAGACGAACTAAGTGAATTCGTGGCCCTGGGCGAGATGGGGCTGGATGGAAGCATCGCCCCGGTGGCGGGCGTGTTGCCCGCCGCCATTGCCGCCAATGCGCAAGACAAGGGGCTGATCTGTCCGCAGGCCCAAGGCGGCGAGGCGGCCTGGGCGGGCGAGATCCGCGTGCTGGCGCCCTCATCCTTGCTGTCGCTGGTCAATCATTTCAAGGGCACGCAGGTTTTGAGCGCGCCCAAAGGCGAGATCGACGACGAGCTGATTTCGCATCTTGATCTGGCTGACATCAAGGGTCAGGAAACCGCCAAGCGGGCGCTCGAGATCGCCGCCGCCGGTGGACATAATCTGCTGATGATCGGCCCGCCGGGGGCTGGCAAGTCGATGCTGGCCAGCCGCCTGCCGGGCATTCTGCCGCCCCTGTCTCCGGCCGAGGCGCTGGAAGTCAGCATGATCCATAGCGTGGCCGGGCTTTTGAACAACGGCAAACTGAAGCGCAACCGGCCCTTTCGCGATCCGCATCATTCGGCGTCGCTGCCTGCCCTGGTGGGCGGCGGATCGAAGGCCAAGCCGGGCGAAGTGTCGCTGGCGCATCTGGGCGTTTTGTTCCTGGATGAACTGCCCGAGTTCCAGCGCCAAGCACTGGAATCATTGCGCCAGCCGGTGGAAAGCGGCCATGCCGTGATCGCCCGTGTCCAGGCCCATGTTCGCTACCCCGCCCGCTTCCAACTAGTGGCGGCGATGAATCCCTGCAAGTGCGGGCACCTTGACGACCCTCAGCTTGCCTGTTCCAGGGCCCCCAAATGCGCCCACGAATACCAGTCGCGCATCTCGGGGCCTTTGTTCGACCGCATCGATCTGCATATCGACGTGCCTGCGGTTAACCCCTCCGACCTGTCGCTGCCCCCGCCCGCCGAAGGGTCGGCGCAGGTGGCGGCCCGCGTGGCCGAGGCCAGACGAATTCAGGCCGAGCGCTATGCAGGCACGACAATGCGCACCAATGCCGAGGCCGACGGCCAGTTGCTGGAAGAGGTGGCCTCGCCCGATGCCCAGGGACGCAAGCTGCTGACCGAGGCCGCCGAACGCATGAAACTGTCGGCCAGGGGCTATCACCGGGTGCTTAGGGTGGCGCGCACCTTGGCCGATCTGGAAGGATCGGAAAACGTCGCCCGCCTGCATGTCGCCGAGGCGCTCAGCTATCGGCGCGTCGTGCCGGGCCGCAATCCACTGGCGGTGGCCTGA
- a CDS encoding putative toxin-antitoxin system toxin component, PIN family: MRWVLDTDVLVAAIRSDAGASRRLLSAALEARFSLLLSVPLLIEYEAVMTRPEHLAASRLSASDVGLLLDAAALVATQVRLAFLWRPALKDANDDMVLETAVNGQADAIVTFNQQDFRSGVRRFNLSILSPGEAARLLEKQP, from the coding sequence ATGCGCTGGGTTTTGGATACCGATGTGCTGGTGGCGGCCATCCGCAGCGATGCGGGAGCATCGCGCAGGCTTTTGTCTGCGGCGCTTGAAGCACGCTTCTCTTTGCTTCTGTCAGTTCCGCTGCTGATTGAATACGAAGCCGTGATGACGAGGCCAGAGCATTTAGCAGCCTCTCGCCTGTCTGCAAGCGATGTCGGGCTGCTTCTGGATGCCGCCGCCTTGGTGGCAACGCAAGTTCGTCTGGCCTTTCTGTGGCGACCGGCGTTGAAAGACGCCAATGACGACATGGTTCTCGAAACAGCGGTGAACGGTCAGGCGGACGCCATCGTCACTTTCAACCAGCAGGACTTTCGTTCCGGCGTCAGGCGTTTTAATCTATCCATTCTTTCGCCGGGCGAAGCCGCCCGGCTGTTGGAGAAACAGCCATGA
- a CDS encoding ankyrin repeat domain-containing protein → MRRFLFLIILACLGRPAFAENLNIASSWFMPVLTEDNDPACKNLLKDAREKFFSDSSFNEAYGVRGFGFSETGTILDWEVVGGVGQGEIKAFGNTYYLDYVNHPGCGGACETNQPLISKEPFPKPRDYAYLQSLAEQAPPVVGYNYTIARASEDSVYLFSVSHASAFENQILVYRLALEGRWAMACRISTAPLKMPEREPFNNSQLLDSLAQLRQSVGGLMRGSGYSCGTMRTHSRWIDRVDDAFQTVLYRPWTLRERYPGVDEDGSYQNDMKYLKQWSLLGISEYRALQRFRTQFMATTNQLAAYFLKANGWPTDTAMEMASEALKGAVSGGIRFYMYDPHFAKGEEELRQAILEKQDISVIRTIPFDIENIDYKENPWSVAPELSESILSVAIEHPEALRLLLHSGLNPNHSNGFGKTPLMYAAQYNQIESASLLIEHGADVNAETTQPADSCYYTLRTFKMTPLHYAIRYASPTFIRLLLDKGARPTAKAQNHNSYPMAEETPLDWLRRFTGADSKERNPNISDDLAARIEKWLIPPYLSFP, encoded by the coding sequence ATGCGGCGCTTTCTCTTTCTGATCATATTGGCTTGTCTGGGAAGGCCTGCATTTGCAGAAAATCTCAACATAGCTTCGTCCTGGTTTATGCCGGTCTTGACGGAGGACAACGATCCCGCCTGTAAAAACTTATTGAAGGACGCACGAGAGAAATTCTTTTCGGATTCGAGTTTTAATGAGGCCTATGGCGTCAGAGGGTTCGGCTTTTCGGAGACAGGCACAATATTGGATTGGGAAGTCGTCGGCGGGGTGGGCCAGGGCGAAATCAAAGCATTTGGAAATACCTATTATCTCGATTACGTGAATCATCCTGGTTGCGGCGGCGCCTGTGAAACCAATCAGCCGCTGATCTCCAAGGAACCGTTTCCGAAGCCGCGTGACTATGCTTATCTGCAGTCGCTGGCCGAGCAAGCGCCGCCTGTCGTTGGTTACAATTACACGATTGCCAGGGCCTCCGAGGATAGCGTTTATCTTTTTTCCGTGTCGCACGCTAGCGCATTCGAGAATCAAATCCTGGTCTATCGCTTGGCCCTAGAAGGTCGCTGGGCAATGGCCTGCAGGATTTCGACGGCACCTTTGAAAATGCCTGAGAGGGAGCCTTTCAACAATTCCCAGCTATTGGACTCGCTGGCACAATTACGTCAGTCGGTGGGAGGTCTGATGCGCGGGTCTGGCTATAGTTGTGGCACAATGCGGACGCATTCTCGATGGATTGATAGAGTTGACGATGCCTTTCAAACAGTCCTCTATCGGCCCTGGACACTTCGAGAACGTTATCCCGGCGTCGATGAAGACGGCAGTTACCAAAATGATATGAAATACTTGAAGCAATGGTCCTTGCTTGGCATCTCCGAATACCGCGCGCTTCAACGCTTCCGAACTCAATTTATGGCGACAACGAACCAGTTGGCGGCGTATTTCCTTAAGGCAAACGGCTGGCCTACGGACACGGCAATGGAAATGGCTTCAGAAGCCCTAAAGGGTGCTGTGAGCGGGGGGATTCGTTTCTACATGTATGATCCTCATTTTGCGAAGGGCGAAGAGGAATTGAGGCAGGCCATTCTGGAGAAGCAGGATATCAGTGTGATCCGCACCATCCCTTTTGATATAGAAAATATCGATTACAAAGAGAACCCTTGGAGTGTGGCACCTGAACTGTCTGAATCTATTCTTAGCGTTGCGATTGAACATCCGGAGGCCTTGCGTCTTCTTCTTCATTCAGGCCTTAACCCGAATCACAGCAATGGTTTTGGGAAAACACCTCTTATGTATGCCGCCCAGTACAACCAAATTGAATCTGCTAGCTTGCTGATCGAACATGGTGCCGATGTTAATGCAGAGACGACCCAGCCGGCAGATAGTTGTTATTACACACTGCGTACATTCAAAATGACTCCGCTGCACTATGCCATCCGCTACGCCTCGCCGACCTTCATCCGGTTGCTGCTCGACAAGGGTGCGCGCCCAACTGCCAAAGCACAGAACCATAATAGCTATCCCATGGCCGAGGAGACGCCGCTGGACTGGCTGCGCCGCTTCACGGGTGCAGATTCGAAGGAACGGAACCCCAATATTTCAGACGATCTGGCGGCCAGGATAGAGAAATGGTTAATACCGCCTTACTTGTCATTTCCATGA
- a CDS encoding transglutaminase family protein: MTDPLRKPALDPASPPADGKASPSGVTREFDSFLLASSIINFDQPDVLAKALELAAGKSSDVEIAKACFEFVRDRISHSVDAQQNPVTCKASDVLKHGTGYCYAKSHLLAALLRANQIPTALCYQRLSIDDNGPPFCLHGLNAVHLKGIGWYRIDARGNKPGVAARFDPPQEHLAFKPKLNGEGDLPERHAEPLPEVAAALTRFKSWDALLENLPDAV; the protein is encoded by the coding sequence ATGACCGATCCGCTTCGCAAGCCAGCCCTTGATCCGGCTTCGCCGCCTGCCGATGGCAAGGCCAGCCCTTCTGGGGTGACCAGAGAATTCGATTCCTTTCTGCTGGCCTCTTCCATCATCAACTTCGACCAACCGGATGTGTTGGCGAAAGCGCTTGAACTGGCGGCGGGAAAGTCCAGCGACGTCGAGATCGCCAAAGCCTGTTTTGAATTTGTCCGCGACAGAATTTCGCACAGCGTCGATGCGCAACAAAATCCCGTCACCTGCAAAGCATCCGATGTGCTGAAGCACGGCACCGGCTATTGCTATGCCAAAAGCCATCTGCTGGCGGCGTTGCTGCGCGCCAACCAGATTCCCACCGCTCTTTGCTATCAGCGCCTAAGCATCGACGACAATGGCCCGCCCTTCTGCCTGCATGGCTTGAATGCCGTACATTTGAAGGGCATCGGCTGGTATCGCATTGATGCGCGCGGCAACAAGCCGGGCGTGGCGGCGCGTTTCGATCCGCCGCAAGAACATCTGGCCTTTAAGCCCAAGCTGAACGGCGAGGGCGATTTGCCTGAGCGCCATGCCGAACCCTTGCCCGAGGTGGCGGCGGCGCTGACGAGATTCAAAAGCTGGGATGCGTTGTTGGAGAATCTGCCGGATGCCGTGTGA
- a CDS encoding D-alanyl-D-alanine carboxypeptidase, whose protein sequence is MKRLLLLGVTVFLTQAEPALARDPPLPAYVVADGQTGVILDSRLASQPRHPASLAKLMTVYLAFKAIGESQARWDTTIKVSAQAALQGGSVLGLRTGDSLTVEEAVMAVIARSANDAAVALAEYLGGSEAGFASRMTEQAKRLGLMATSFKNATGLSAQGQVTTAADMAGLAMALRRDFPADYARFARRSVDWKRQQLPNLNGFLGAFSGAEGLKTGFTCPAGYNLVAAAQRDGKRIIGVVLGARSKEERESLMAQNLSRAFKNGTPKEPASVLEKASLANSLPDLSGTVCAGGIVPGDNGRVAVSYPSGWALELSFARQAGTAHRDLLAAQSRLGLGGQTLVVRAPFSGDARYRGLLAGLSEETAVKSCLNYRAKGGDCLVLNPQMLKGAFEEQRRLSRFVARD, encoded by the coding sequence ATGAAGCGCCTTCTATTACTTGGGGTTACGGTTTTTCTGACCCAAGCGGAACCGGCCCTGGCCCGCGATCCGCCGCTGCCCGCCTATGTGGTGGCCGATGGACAGACCGGCGTGATTCTTGATTCGCGTCTGGCCAGCCAGCCCCGTCATCCGGCTTCGCTGGCAAAACTGATGACCGTCTATCTCGCTTTCAAGGCGATCGGAGAAAGCCAGGCGCGCTGGGACACGACGATCAAGGTCTCGGCGCAGGCGGCCCTTCAGGGCGGCTCGGTTTTGGGTTTGCGAACAGGCGACAGCCTGACGGTGGAAGAGGCCGTGATGGCCGTGATCGCCCGCTCGGCCAATGACGCCGCCGTGGCGCTGGCCGAATATCTGGGCGGATCGGAAGCTGGTTTCGCCAGCCGCATGACCGAACAGGCGAAGAGGCTGGGCCTGATGGCGACCAGCTTCAAGAACGCCACCGGTCTTAGCGCCCAAGGGCAGGTGACGACCGCCGCCGACATGGCGGGATTGGCGATGGCGCTCAGGCGCGATTTTCCCGCCGACTATGCGCGTTTCGCGCGGCGCAGCGTTGATTGGAAGCGCCAGCAACTGCCCAATCTGAACGGTTTTCTGGGCGCTTTTTCGGGGGCCGAGGGTTTGAAGACCGGCTTTACCTGCCCAGCCGGATATAATCTGGTCGCCGCCGCCCAACGCGACGGCAAGCGCATCATCGGCGTTGTGCTGGGCGCTCGCTCGAAGGAAGAGCGCGAATCCTTGATGGCGCAGAATCTCAGCCGCGCCTTCAAAAACGGCACGCCCAAGGAACCGGCCAGCGTCTTGGAAAAGGCCTCGCTGGCCAATTCGCTGCCGGACCTGTCGGGCACGGTTTGTGCTGGCGGCATCGTGCCGGGCGACAATGGCAGAGTGGCCGTCAGCTATCCGTCGGGCTGGGCGTTGGAACTGTCTTTCGCCCGCCAGGCGGGAACGGCGCATCGCGATCTGCTGGCGGCGCAAAGCCGCTTGGGGCTTGGCGGCCAGACCCTGGTGGTGCGAGCGCCCTTCAGTGGCGATGCCCGCTATCGCGGATTGCTGGCGGGCCTTAGCGAGGAGACGGCGGTAAAAAGCTGCCTTAATTACCGCGCCAAGGGCGGCGATTGTCTGGTGCTGAATCCGCAGATGCTAAAGGGCGCCTTCGAGGAACAGCGGCGCTTGTCGCGCTTCGTAGCCAGGGATTGA